A DNA window from Actinokineospora baliensis contains the following coding sequences:
- the purE gene encoding 5-(carboxyamino)imidazole ribonucleotide mutase: MGSDSDWPVMRLAAEALAEFDVPHEVSVISAHRTPQRMLDYATTAADRGLKVIIAGAGGAAHLPGMVASATVLPVVGVPVPLKYLDGMDSLLSIVQMPAGIPVATMSVGGARNAGLLAVRILAAADADLRQRVAAFQESLRDLVLEKDAALRATLS, from the coding sequence ATGCGGCTGGCCGCCGAGGCGCTGGCCGAGTTCGACGTGCCGCACGAGGTCAGCGTGATCTCCGCGCACCGCACCCCGCAGCGCATGCTCGACTACGCCACCACCGCCGCCGACCGCGGCCTGAAGGTGATCATCGCGGGGGCCGGTGGCGCCGCCCACCTGCCCGGCATGGTCGCCTCGGCCACCGTGCTGCCGGTCGTCGGCGTCCCGGTGCCGCTGAAGTACCTCGACGGCATGGACTCGCTGCTGTCGATCGTGCAGATGCCCGCCGGGATCCCGGTCGCGACCATGTCGGTCGGCGGGGCGCGCAACGCCGGTCTGCTCGCCGTGCGGATCCTGGCCGCGGCCGACGCGGACCTGCGGCAGCGGGTGGCGGCGTTCCAGGAGTCGTTGCGGGACTTGGTGCTGGAGAAGGACGCGGCGCTGCGGGCGACGCTGAGCTGA